The DNA region CGTGGATCTTGAGAAAGAAGGAGATGTCGTGAGGGCATTCCTCGATCAGTGACCACGCAACGACCGAGATCAGGGATGAAAGTACTGGTTTCTGCAAAACACTCGTCAGCATCTGATCACACGAGAATTTCCATCAAAGCACAAACCGGGAGATAGTAGAGATAGGGCAAGCAAAAGGTAATGCAGAGCAGTGTCAGGCCGCTCAGGATGATGGACGACATGGGTGTTCTCCCACCGGTCGACCTGTTCACCTTGCTCCTGCCATAGCCGCCAAACCCAGGCAAGCTCATGAAGCACCCGCCAACGATATTGGCGACGCCCAATGCAACGAGCTCCCGGTTGGGACTGAGCTGGATCTCCGCGAACGACGCTCCGCCCAGACTCTTTGCGGCAACAGACGACTCGAAGAAACCTAGCAGAGCAATCAGGAAGGCGGTGCTTGTGGCTTCGCGGATGTACACCATGTTGGACCACTTGAACGGCCAGCGGAAAGTGAACGAGTGCCCACTTGCTGCCTCGACCTTGCCCAGGACAGCAACACCGGCCTTGTCCCATTCAAAATAGTACGTCAAAAAGGCCgacagaaccaccaccaggaaCCGATCTGGAATGTAGGCCACCCCCGGATATCGGGGCTGCAGTCTCCGTTTGATCTCCCGACAGACCATGATGACAACAAAGCTCGTAGCAGCCACAGTGAACGTCAGCGTGTGCGCCTTGTCCAAGTTCCCGAGAATAAACCACAGTTTGTCAACACTGCTCGCGTGTCCAACAcgcgcctcctccgccagcttcTGCAACCCCAGCTCGGGAATCAGCTGGTCAACCGCAATCACGGCACCAATAGCACTGATAAAGCCCCGAAGGAACGGCCTCGACAGCACACTATCCAAAAACCCGAGCCTCGCCACGCCGGCAATCAGCACCATCGCCCCCGCCAGCCCGGCCACAATGCCACAAATCCTCGCATGCAAAATCGCATCAttgtcccctccctcccccttatCCACGCTCCCCTTGATCACCGTCCCCACAAGCAGCGACCCCGCGGCCTCAGGCCCGATAACCATCGCCGGACAGCTCCCCAAAAGCGCGTATATGAACGGGTTGAAAACAAACGAATACAACCCATTGATGGGCGGGACATGGGCCAGATTGTCCGCCAGCGACAGCGCCATGGGGACGTACATGCCCGCCACCGTCAGCGCGGCCACAAAGTCGCCCTTGAAGTAGCTCCAGCTGTACTCCCTGGCCCAGACCAGCACAGGCATGTAATACGACATGTACATGAGCGCATTGTCCCGGATGCCATGCCGCTCAGCAAGATCCCTACTCGTGCTCATCTTTTTGCTGcgcatcctcgccgcccatGTTTTTGGCCGGCGCTGCCGTGGTGCATTGTTTTGCCCCTCTGCCGGGGCGGAAGCACCACCCGTTGCCGGCTCGGCTTCGCTTTCGGATTGAGCTGCGCTGTCGCCGTGTCTGGCACTG from Podospora pseudocomata strain CBS 415.72m chromosome 3, whole genome shotgun sequence includes:
- a CDS encoding hypothetical protein (EggNog:ENOG503NW17; COG:P), which produces MAAGNPHAPTNPSGLRQSITAGSYGSIDSGLSSSPDQPGTGYFDRRHSAGPSRPNPTEATSLLDSALDFREHEHVHDGPCDHGTFSPRPTSPRSFFGGSGSARHGDSAAQSESEAEPATGGASAPAEGQNNAPRQRRPKTWAARMRSKKMSTSRDLAERHGIRDNALMYMSYYMPVLVWAREYSWSYFKGDFVAALTVAGMYVPMALSLADNLAHVPPINGLYSFVFNPFIYALLGSCPAMVIGPEAAGSLLVGTVIKGSVDKGEGGDNDAILHARICGIVAGLAGAMVLIAGVARLGFLDSVLSRPFLRGFISAIGAVIAVDQLIPELGLQKLAEEARVGHASSVDKLWFILGNLDKAHTLTFTVAATSFVVIMVCREIKRRLQPRYPGVAYIPDRFLVVVLSAFLTYYFEWDKAGVAVLGKVEAASGHSFTFRWPFKWSNMVYIREATSTAFLIALLGFFESSVAAKSLGGASFAEIQLSPNRELVALGVANIVGGCFMSLPGFGGYGRSKVNRSTGGRTPMSSIILSGLTLLCITFCLPYLYYLPKPVLSSLISVVAWSLIEECPHDISFFLKIHAWNELGLMLTILLTTIFFSLTFGMAIGVFLSLLQVIRHATRPRIQILGRIPGTNRFENAEANPDRLEFIEGCLIVKIPEPLTFANTGELKTRLRRLELYGTSMAHPALPRLRREDSNRNIIFDIHGVTGLDGSGAQVLEEIVRDYRQRGVRIFFSRVPSRDSKVGRTLIRSGIMDLAGGDDHFVNDVSEALKLSEVEEGGEGVLN